In Epilithonimonas zeae, a single window of DNA contains:
- the guaB gene encoding IMP dehydrogenase has translation MSIHNKIVETAITFDDVLLVPSYSEVLPNQVSLKSRLTDKISLNVPIVSAAMDTVTEADLAIALARVGGLGFIHKNMTIEEQAAQVNSVKRSENGMIADPVTLSKDHTLAEAKALMAEYKISGLPVVDKNNYLIGIITNRDVKYQENLEVKVEEIMTKDNLITSDKTTNLETAKEILLKNRIEKLPIVDKKNKLVGLITIKDIDNQLEYPNANKDQNGRLIVGAGVGVGEDTIERITALVKAGVDIVAIDSAHGHSKGVLDKISEIRKTFPDLDIVGGNIVTADAAKDLIKAGANVLKVGVGPGSICTTRVVAGVGVPQLSAIYNVYEFAKKKNVAVIADGGIKLSGDIVKAIASGAGAVMLGSLLAGTDEAPGEEIIFQGRKFKSYQGMGSLSAMKRGGKERYFQSEAKKFVPEGIEGRVPHKGKLEDVIFQLTGGLRAGMGYCGAKDIEALQKDSKLVMITGSGLKESHPHDVIITQEAPNYSL, from the coding sequence ATGTCTATTCATAACAAAATTGTAGAGACAGCCATCACTTTCGATGACGTGCTTCTAGTCCCTTCTTATTCAGAAGTTTTACCTAATCAGGTTTCCTTAAAATCAAGACTTACAGACAAAATTTCGCTTAATGTTCCTATAGTTTCCGCAGCGATGGATACGGTTACAGAGGCTGATTTGGCAATTGCATTGGCGAGAGTTGGCGGTTTGGGTTTTATTCATAAAAATATGACCATCGAAGAACAGGCAGCTCAGGTCAACAGCGTGAAGCGTTCCGAAAACGGAATGATTGCCGACCCGGTAACTTTGTCAAAAGACCACACTTTGGCAGAAGCAAAGGCTTTAATGGCAGAATACAAAATCTCTGGTCTTCCTGTGGTTGACAAAAATAATTATCTCATAGGAATCATTACCAACAGAGATGTGAAATATCAGGAAAACCTTGAGGTGAAAGTGGAGGAAATAATGACCAAAGACAACCTCATCACTTCTGATAAAACCACGAATCTGGAAACAGCGAAAGAAATTTTGCTGAAAAACAGAATCGAGAAACTTCCAATTGTTGATAAGAAAAACAAACTCGTTGGATTAATTACGATTAAAGACATTGACAATCAATTAGAATATCCAAATGCAAACAAAGACCAAAACGGCCGTCTTATCGTTGGAGCCGGAGTTGGTGTTGGTGAAGATACGATTGAAAGAATTACAGCCTTAGTAAAAGCTGGCGTTGACATCGTCGCAATTGATTCTGCTCACGGACATTCCAAAGGTGTTTTGGATAAAATCTCAGAAATCAGAAAAACTTTCCCAGACTTGGATATCGTTGGTGGAAATATTGTAACAGCGGATGCTGCAAAAGATTTGATAAAAGCTGGTGCCAATGTTCTGAAAGTTGGTGTTGGTCCAGGTTCAATCTGTACAACAAGAGTTGTTGCCGGTGTTGGAGTTCCTCAATTATCTGCAATCTATAATGTTTACGAATTCGCTAAGAAGAAAAATGTAGCAGTGATTGCTGATGGTGGAATCAAACTTTCCGGAGACATTGTAAAAGCGATTGCAAGTGGTGCTGGCGCTGTAATGCTAGGTTCACTTCTTGCTGGAACAGATGAAGCTCCGGGAGAAGAAATTATCTTTCAAGGCAGAAAATTCAAATCTTACCAGGGAATGGGTTCTCTTTCTGCAATGAAACGCGGCGGAAAAGAGCGTTATTTCCAGAGTGAAGCCAAAAAATTTGTCCCAGAAGGGATCGAAGGAAGAGTTCCTCACAAAGGAAAATTAGAAGATGTAATTTTTCAATTAACTGGAGGACTTCGTGCTGGAATGGGCTATTGTGGTGCAAAAGATATTGAAGCATTACAAAAAGATTCAAAATTGGTAATGATAACGGGAAGTGGTTTGAAAGAATCTCATCCACACGACGTCATCATTACACAAGAAGCTCCGAATTACTCTTTATAG
- a CDS encoding KTSC domain-containing protein, translating to MPSSVINHYSYQEDKKILRIVYQSGAVYDYLNVSQKIFDEFKSAFSKGIFLNKVIKPKFKFRKISD from the coding sequence ATGCCTTCGTCAGTTATCAATCATTACAGTTATCAAGAGGATAAAAAAATACTCCGGATCGTTTATCAATCCGGAGCAGTCTATGATTATCTGAATGTGTCTCAGAAAATTTTTGATGAATTCAAATCTGCTTTCTCAAAAGGAATTTTCTTAAATAAAGTTATTAAGCCAAAATTCAAATTCAGAAAAATCAGCGATTAG
- a CDS encoding DUF4407 domain-containing protein codes for MKKNNTHKMNWFQHFLMICSGGNIHLLKKSPSEWNKFAGIGGIVLFTAIFATLSAGYAMFTVFDNLWASVGFGILWGLMIFNLDRYIVSSIKKTGTWWNQILMTIPRLILATFLGIIISKPLELKIFEKEVNKQLNTIIQRNKKQLQAEMSGRILQQSGPFDLEKKQIQNQIKTYQMAYDSASVELEKEILGKQSGLTSGKVGYGTNAKRKAELKEQKRADLENYQKQQQERLQYLDKEISKVYSNLETERKSTEGVEDKFNGFAARLQALDELGKNSAIIALAASFIMGLFVCLEISPVLIKLISSVGPYDYLLEKTENEFKLYSKEKIRKGNSLTDYRIDDFEDDLKIRKETKRNQNNT; via the coding sequence ATGAAAAAGAATAACACACATAAAATGAATTGGTTTCAGCATTTTCTGATGATTTGTTCCGGAGGGAATATTCATCTGCTGAAAAAATCGCCTTCCGAATGGAACAAGTTTGCCGGAATCGGTGGTATCGTTTTGTTCACTGCTATTTTTGCAACGTTGTCTGCGGGATATGCAATGTTTACAGTTTTCGATAATCTTTGGGCATCTGTAGGATTCGGGATTCTTTGGGGGTTGATGATTTTCAACCTTGATAGATATATTGTTTCCTCAATCAAAAAAACTGGAACTTGGTGGAATCAAATTTTGATGACTATTCCGCGTTTGATTTTAGCGACTTTTCTGGGAATCATTATTTCAAAACCTTTGGAATTAAAAATCTTTGAGAAAGAAGTTAACAAACAACTGAATACGATTATTCAAAGGAATAAAAAACAATTACAGGCTGAAATGAGTGGAAGAATTCTGCAACAATCCGGACCTTTTGATTTGGAAAAGAAACAAATCCAAAATCAAATTAAAACTTATCAGATGGCTTATGATTCTGCTTCTGTTGAATTAGAAAAAGAAATTCTTGGAAAGCAATCTGGTTTAACCAGTGGAAAAGTGGGTTACGGAACTAATGCCAAAAGAAAAGCCGAACTGAAAGAACAAAAACGAGCTGACCTGGAAAATTACCAAAAGCAACAACAGGAAAGATTGCAATATCTCGATAAAGAAATTTCGAAAGTTTATTCTAATCTTGAAACCGAAAGAAAATCGACTGAAGGAGTTGAAGATAAATTCAATGGTTTTGCAGCGAGATTGCAGGCTTTGGATGAATTAGGAAAGAATTCAGCCATCATTGCTTTGGCGGCAAGTTTCATTATGGGATTATTTGTCTGTCTGGAAATTTCGCCGGTTTTGATTAAACTAATTTCTTCGGTTGGACCTTACGATTATCTTTTGGAAAAAACGGAGAACGAATTTAAGCTTTATTCTAAAGAGAAAATCAGAAAAGGAAACTCATTGACCGATTATCGAATCGATGATTTTGAAGATGACCTTAAAATCAGAAAAGAAACAAAACGAAATCAGAATAACACATAA
- a CDS encoding YihY/virulence factor BrkB family protein, which translates to MKKLNSFWEVLKQTFSEWMSSSAAKDSASMAYNAIFSLPGLMIIVIWVAGHFFGEEAVNGEIRRQLQGIMGYDGAKSIQDIIKSAMVDKQNFWMKALGVGTLVFGATSLFFQMQSALNNLWDVEAAPKKAWQKFILDRANSLGMILIIAFLLLVSMLLSSAIGLANNLITQYFGLETYVIIQASNFILGLAIVTILFAFMFKVLPDVEIKWKSVWIGAIVTALLFNLGKMLMSFYFDVSKPTSIFGAAGTVILLMMWINYSCQLIFFGAEFTKIYTYRKGHTIIPSKHAKWSKEKLYRDSEAQKITPQNPDSNI; encoded by the coding sequence ATGAAAAAACTTAATTCTTTTTGGGAAGTTCTAAAACAAACCTTCAGTGAGTGGATGTCTTCCTCCGCAGCCAAAGACAGTGCAAGTATGGCTTACAATGCGATATTTTCTTTGCCCGGTTTGATGATTATCGTGATTTGGGTTGCAGGACATTTCTTTGGCGAAGAAGCTGTGAATGGTGAAATCCGCCGACAACTGCAAGGTATAATGGGCTATGACGGCGCAAAAAGCATTCAGGATATTATCAAAAGTGCAATGGTTGATAAACAGAATTTCTGGATGAAAGCTCTTGGGGTTGGAACCTTGGTTTTTGGTGCCACCAGCTTATTTTTTCAAATGCAAAGCGCGCTTAATAATCTTTGGGATGTAGAAGCTGCTCCAAAAAAAGCTTGGCAAAAATTCATTCTTGATAGAGCTAATTCTCTGGGGATGATTCTTATTATCGCATTTCTTCTTCTCGTAAGTATGCTTTTATCTTCTGCTATTGGACTTGCAAATAATTTAATTACTCAATATTTTGGACTGGAAACTTATGTGATTATCCAGGCAAGTAATTTTATTTTAGGATTAGCGATCGTTACTATTTTATTCGCTTTTATGTTCAAGGTTTTACCCGATGTAGAAATCAAATGGAAATCCGTTTGGATTGGCGCAATTGTTACGGCTTTGCTTTTCAATCTTGGAAAAATGCTGATGAGTTTCTACTTCGATGTTTCTAAGCCAACTTCCATTTTTGGAGCAGCAGGAACTGTAATTCTATTGATGATGTGGATCAATTACTCTTGTCAATTGATATTTTTTGGAGCTGAGTTTACCAAGATTTATACTTACAGAAAAGGGCATACAATCATTCCTTCCAAACACGCTAAATGGAGCAAAGAAAAATTATACAGAGATTCTGAAGCACAAAAAATTACGCCTCAGAATCCGGATTCTAATATTTGA
- a CDS encoding gamma carbonic anhydrase family protein produces MAIIRELLGKTPQLGENTFVAETAVIIGDVTMGKDCSIWYNAVLRGDVHFIKMGDKVNVQDNAMIHCTYQKSPTTIGNSVSIGHNAIVHGCTIKDNVLIGMGAIVMDDCIVESNSIVAAGAVVTANTHIKEGEIWAGVPAKKVKDVSQNLITGEIDRIANNYVKYSSWYKED; encoded by the coding sequence ATGGCAATTATTAGAGAACTTTTAGGCAAGACGCCTCAACTTGGAGAAAATACTTTTGTGGCGGAAACGGCTGTGATTATCGGCGATGTGACGATGGGGAAAGATTGCAGTATTTGGTACAATGCAGTTTTGAGAGGCGATGTCCATTTCATCAAAATGGGCGATAAAGTGAATGTTCAGGACAATGCGATGATACACTGTACTTATCAAAAAAGCCCGACGACAATTGGAAATAGTGTCTCGATTGGTCACAATGCGATTGTGCATGGCTGTACAATAAAAGATAATGTTCTGATTGGGATGGGCGCAATTGTAATGGATGACTGCATTGTAGAAAGTAACTCTATTGTTGCGGCAGGCGCTGTGGTAACGGCTAATACACACATCAAAGAAGGCGAAATCTGGGCTGGCGTTCCGGCAAAAAAAGTGAAGGATGTGTCTCAAAATCTGATTACAGGCGAGATTGATAGAATCGCCAATAATTATGTTAAATACTCCAGCTGGTACAAAGAAGACTAA
- a CDS encoding NifU family protein, with protein sequence MREIIIEPTENKKVMKFVTDYTLIPGSLELDRDSDVSEIPLAQELFNYPFVNRIFITANFIAVAKEDTVEWEHVAESLKNIIEDELLANPRIYLQKRKEMYQIYSEMTPNPAVMKFISSKMLMDGFIEVKTREEADEVPLAKELYEAFDFVKEIYVSDNFVAVTRDSQFEWHEIMNRVRSFIAEFLQAGKTISNAEPHQHENPVLKIINREYTNDEQKISDILNEYVAPAVENDGGKISLIEYDGENKTARMLLQGACSGCPSSTATLKNGIQNILKQFVPELVENVEAVNG encoded by the coding sequence ATGCGAGAAATCATTATAGAACCTACGGAAAATAAAAAAGTGATGAAGTTCGTGACGGACTACACTTTGATTCCCGGTTCATTGGAATTAGACAGAGATTCTGATGTCTCTGAGATTCCGTTAGCTCAAGAGTTGTTTAATTATCCTTTCGTTAACAGAATTTTCATTACAGCCAATTTCATTGCGGTAGCAAAAGAAGATACTGTAGAATGGGAACACGTTGCAGAAAGTCTGAAGAACATCATCGAAGACGAATTGCTGGCGAACCCGAGAATCTATCTTCAGAAAAGAAAAGAGATGTATCAAATCTATTCTGAGATGACACCAAATCCTGCTGTTATGAAATTCATTTCCAGCAAAATGCTGATGGATGGATTCATCGAAGTTAAGACTCGTGAAGAAGCGGACGAAGTGCCTTTGGCCAAAGAATTATATGAAGCTTTTGATTTTGTGAAAGAAATCTATGTGAGCGATAACTTTGTGGCGGTAACCAGAGATAGTCAGTTTGAATGGCACGAGATTATGAACCGAGTTCGTTCGTTCATCGCAGAATTTTTGCAGGCTGGAAAAACAATTTCTAATGCAGAACCTCATCAGCACGAGAATCCTGTTTTGAAAATCATCAACAGAGAATATACGAATGACGAGCAGAAAATCAGCGACATTCTTAACGAATATGTTGCTCCTGCAGTAGAAAACGATGGTGGAAAAATCTCTCTGATTGAATACGACGGAGAAAACAAAACCGCAAGAATGCTTCTACAAGGCGCTTGCAGTGGTTGCCCATCTTCCACAGCAACTTTGAAAAACGGCATCCAGAATATTCTGAAGCAATTTGTTCCTGAATTGGTGGAGAATGTGGAAGCTGTAAATGGATAA
- the hemH gene encoding ferrochelatase gives MNQPVHNKKGILLVNLGSPKSTDVKDVKEYLDEFLMDEKVIDYRWIFRALLVQGIILKTRPNKSAEAYKTVWTDEGSPLIVISKNLQKELQKLVDVPVGLGMRYAEPSIQTGIQELVDKGITEITLVPLYPQYAMSTTETVIDKAEEVRLKFFPDIKINYVQPFYNREIYIDALAKSIGEKLPPDFDLLQFSYHGVPERHIYKTDPTKTCSMDNCCQKDDHPSHKFCYRHQCYKVTELVREKLGLPKEKVLVTFQSRLGKDKWMEPYTDATLEGLGKKGIKKLAIVCPAFVSDCLETLEEISVEGKEIFLHGGGERFDYIPCLNEDADWVNVVKTLSEEKLAQF, from the coding sequence TTGAATCAACCAGTTCATAACAAAAAAGGAATTCTACTCGTAAACCTCGGTTCGCCGAAATCGACTGATGTAAAAGATGTAAAAGAATATCTGGACGAGTTTCTGATGGATGAAAAAGTCATCGATTACCGTTGGATTTTCCGAGCATTATTGGTTCAAGGGATTATCCTGAAAACCAGACCTAATAAATCAGCGGAAGCTTATAAAACCGTTTGGACAGATGAAGGTTCGCCTTTGATTGTGATTTCTAAGAATCTGCAGAAAGAACTTCAGAAATTAGTGGATGTTCCGGTTGGTTTGGGAATGCGTTATGCTGAACCATCGATACAGACTGGGATTCAGGAATTGGTTGACAAGGGCATTACCGAAATCACTTTGGTTCCGCTTTATCCGCAATATGCAATGAGCACGACAGAAACTGTGATTGATAAAGCTGAGGAAGTCCGACTGAAATTCTTTCCGGATATCAAAATCAATTATGTTCAGCCGTTTTATAATCGAGAGATCTATATCGATGCTTTGGCGAAAAGTATTGGCGAAAAGTTGCCTCCAGATTTTGATTTACTTCAATTCTCGTATCACGGCGTTCCGGAAAGACATATCTATAAAACCGACCCGACAAAGACCTGCAGTATGGACAACTGTTGCCAAAAAGATGATCATCCGTCACATAAATTCTGTTACAGACACCAGTGTTATAAAGTCACAGAATTAGTTCGTGAGAAATTAGGTTTGCCTAAGGAAAAAGTCTTGGTCACTTTCCAATCACGATTGGGTAAAGACAAGTGGATGGAACCTTACACCGACGCTACTTTGGAAGGTCTTGGCAAGAAAGGCATCAAGAAACTGGCGATTGTTTGTCCGGCTTTTGTGTCCGATTGTCTGGAAACATTGGAAGAGATTTCTGTGGAAGGAAAAGAGATTTTCCTGCACGGTGGAGGCGAGAGATTCGATTATATCCCTTGTTTGAATGAGGATGCAGATTGGGTGAATGTCGTGAAGACTTTATCTGAAGAGAAATTAGCTCAGTTTTAA
- a CDS encoding DinB family protein, whose product MLSQTLNSLFERDLNKVIDELNLYQSESNIWQVEGNISNSAGNLALHLVGNLKTYIGKEIGKFDYVRNRDLEFADKNVLREKIVADLTDTIAIIRDSLKSVSDEDLKKEYPLLVLSGKTSTEYFLVHLATHLNYHLGQINYHRRLIEK is encoded by the coding sequence ATGTTATCACAAACTTTAAACTCACTTTTTGAAAGAGATTTGAATAAAGTGATTGATGAACTTAATCTTTATCAATCGGAGTCTAATATTTGGCAAGTTGAAGGGAATATTTCTAATTCGGCAGGAAATCTAGCTTTGCATCTTGTTGGGAATCTCAAAACTTATATCGGGAAAGAGATTGGGAAATTTGACTATGTGCGAAACAGAGATTTGGAGTTTGCGGACAAGAATGTTCTGAGAGAAAAAATCGTTGCTGATTTGACTGATACGATTGCGATAATAAGAGATTCTTTGAAATCTGTATCAGATGAAGATTTGAAGAAAGAATATCCACTTTTGGTGCTGTCGGGGAAAACTTCAACTGAATATTTTCTGGTTCATCTAGCCACGCATTTGAATTATCATTTGGGACAAATCAATTACCACAGACGATTGATAGAAAAGTAA
- a CDS encoding M16 family metallopeptidase, with protein MRNFLLTAAVVFYAGLNTPVFAQKAETPKFVSNTEGIKEYSLSNGMKVLLLSDPSQSNAVVNIVYNVGSKHEGYGEKGMAHLLEHMLFKSTKKLGDIKKMLSDKGGNANGTTWYDRTNYYEVFPSNDENLKWFLEMEADRMINATILQSDLDKEFSVVRNEFEIGENSPSGVLMERIISAAYLWHNYGNSTIGSKEDVERVKAVTLRKFYEKYYQPDNATLIVAGKFDEKKALEYISQYFSTIAKPARVLDAPYTVEPAQDGERFVELKRAGDSKVIGALYHTAPYADKDYAALDALQEILTADPSGYLYKAMIDSHKAASVYAYQPLVRDASFMYFGLDIPADKDLKTTENDFRAELDKIATIKYTDQDVARAKAKILKQVENIKNNTIGYAVNLTEIVGAGNYKLGMIYRDTVEKLTAADIQRVAAKYFKTNNRTVGVFIPSKDEVRVKNVEYTDDQIATLTKDYKGKALEKDAAPFEASIKNLKANLTEGKLSNGMKYGLIKKDIKGGKVLGSFKFPVSNAKDLNGKSDVGSLMAQVLKTGTKSHTKEQIQDMLDEWKSNINFGFSGQTLFVNFSTYKDSLPKVTSLIKEILTESTFPEAELAKTVNEYNTYLESSLNDPQSIAFTEIEKITENYPKESIYYTASTQEQIDNNKKVKREQLVDFYNKILGSNNGVGSVIGDVDTKTTAALLESTFGKWNSKSNYEYIKPELFATKKQDKDYLTPDKENGAAVGKISFSMDRKSPDYPAFVIANEMLGSGGFLTARIPTRLREKEGISYGAGSYVNIPIDNNVASWAWYAFFNPTKKDAVNKALKEEVNKAVKDGFTEEEFKSNLTSWLNSRKTGLGNDNTLMGLVNSQLQYGQSLDEYDALEAKVSALKVSQVNDVLRKYISEDKMTSVFAGDFNKK; from the coding sequence ATGAGAAATTTTCTACTGACTGCGGCAGTCGTTTTCTATGCAGGACTTAATACGCCTGTGTTTGCACAAAAAGCCGAAACTCCGAAATTTGTAAGTAACACCGAAGGAATCAAAGAATATTCCTTAAGTAACGGAATGAAAGTGCTTTTGCTATCAGATCCTTCTCAAAGTAACGCTGTTGTAAATATCGTTTATAACGTGGGTTCCAAGCACGAAGGTTATGGCGAAAAAGGAATGGCTCACTTGCTGGAGCATATGTTGTTCAAAAGCACGAAAAAATTAGGTGATATCAAGAAAATGTTGTCTGACAAGGGTGGAAATGCCAACGGAACAACTTGGTATGACAGAACCAATTATTATGAAGTTTTTCCTTCTAATGATGAGAACTTAAAATGGTTCTTAGAAATGGAAGCGGACAGAATGATAAACGCAACGATTCTTCAGTCAGACCTTGATAAAGAATTTTCTGTTGTAAGAAACGAATTTGAAATCGGGGAAAATAGTCCGAGCGGTGTCTTGATGGAACGCATTATTTCTGCAGCTTATCTTTGGCACAACTACGGAAACAGCACCATCGGAAGCAAGGAAGATGTAGAAAGAGTAAAAGCGGTGACGCTGAGAAAATTTTACGAAAAATATTACCAGCCAGATAATGCAACTTTAATTGTGGCGGGAAAATTTGATGAGAAAAAAGCTTTGGAATATATTTCCCAGTATTTCTCAACGATTGCAAAACCGGCGAGAGTCTTGGATGCGCCTTATACAGTAGAGCCTGCTCAGGATGGCGAACGTTTTGTAGAGCTGAAACGTGCAGGAGACAGCAAAGTGATTGGAGCACTATATCACACTGCACCTTATGCGGATAAAGATTATGCAGCGCTGGATGCTTTGCAGGAGATTTTAACGGCTGACCCTTCCGGTTATCTTTACAAAGCGATGATAGATTCTCACAAAGCGGCTTCTGTTTATGCTTATCAGCCATTGGTGAGAGATGCGAGTTTTATGTATTTCGGTTTGGATATTCCGGCTGATAAAGATTTAAAAACAACGGAGAATGATTTCCGTGCCGAGTTGGACAAAATCGCCACTATCAAATATACAGACCAAGACGTTGCAAGAGCAAAAGCGAAAATCCTTAAGCAAGTAGAAAATATCAAGAATAACACAATTGGTTATGCTGTTAATTTGACAGAAATTGTTGGTGCTGGCAACTATAAATTGGGAATGATTTATCGTGACACGGTGGAGAAACTAACAGCCGCAGATATCCAAAGAGTGGCTGCTAAATATTTCAAGACTAACAACCGAACAGTTGGAGTTTTTATTCCTTCAAAAGATGAGGTAAGAGTCAAAAATGTAGAATATACAGATGACCAAATCGCCACTTTGACCAAAGATTACAAAGGAAAAGCATTGGAAAAAGATGCAGCTCCTTTCGAAGCGAGTATCAAAAATCTGAAAGCTAATTTGACAGAAGGCAAACTGAGCAACGGAATGAAGTACGGCTTAATTAAAAAAGATATCAAAGGAGGTAAGGTTCTTGGAAGTTTCAAATTCCCTGTTAGTAATGCTAAAGATTTGAACGGAAAATCTGATGTAGGTTCTCTAATGGCACAAGTTCTAAAAACAGGAACTAAGTCTCACACCAAAGAACAAATACAAGATATGTTGGATGAGTGGAAATCTAACATCAATTTCGGGTTCAGCGGTCAGACATTGTTTGTGAACTTCAGCACTTACAAAGACAGTTTGCCAAAAGTAACGTCATTAATTAAAGAAATCCTGACCGAATCTACTTTCCCGGAAGCAGAATTGGCAAAAACTGTAAACGAGTACAACACCTATCTGGAAAGTTCTTTGAATGACCCTCAGTCTATCGCTTTTACAGAAATCGAAAAAATCACTGAAAATTATCCTAAAGAGAGCATCTATTATACAGCTTCTACGCAGGAACAGATTGATAATAACAAGAAAGTGAAGAGAGAACAGTTGGTAGATTTCTATAACAAAATCTTGGGAAGTAATAATGGAGTAGGTTCTGTAATTGGCGATGTGGATACAAAAACGACGGCTGCATTATTAGAATCGACTTTCGGAAAATGGAATTCCAAATCCAACTACGAATACATCAAGCCAGAATTATTCGCAACCAAAAAACAAGATAAAGATTATCTGACTCCGGACAAAGAAAATGGTGCTGCAGTTGGAAAAATCAGTTTCTCTATGGACAGAAAATCTCCGGATTATCCAGCTTTCGTTATTGCCAACGAAATGTTAGGAAGTGGTGGTTTCTTAACAGCAAGGATTCCGACCAGACTTCGTGAGAAAGAAGGAATCAGTTATGGTGCGGGTTCTTATGTGAATATTCCTATTGACAACAATGTAGCGTCTTGGGCTTGGTATGCGTTCTTCAACCCAACCAAAAAAGATGCAGTGAACAAAGCTTTGAAAGAAGAAGTTAATAAAGCAGTGAAAGACGGTTTCACAGAAGAAGAATTCAAATCCAATTTGACATCTTGGTTAAACTCCAGAAAAACAGGTTTAGGAAACGATAATACTTTGATGGGATTGGTTAATTCTCAGCTTCAGTACGGTCAATCTTTGGATGAGTATGATGCTTTGGAAGCGAAAGTTTCTGCACTGAAAGTTTCTCAAGTGAATGATGTTCTTAGAAAATACATCAGCGAAGACAAAATGACTTCTGTATTTGCAGGAGATTTTAATAAGAAATAA
- the ruvC gene encoding crossover junction endodeoxyribonuclease RuvC yields MLVEKVILGIDPGTSIMGFGIISVKGSKMELIAIHELILKKYDNHETKLKVIFDKTLALIDEYHPDETALEAPFFGKNVQSMLKLGRAQGVAMAASLHRNIPIIEYSPKKIKMAITGNGNASKEQVAGMLQNLLKLKEFPTKYLDASDGLAVAVCHHFNSGNISTDKSYSGWDSFLKQNPDRIK; encoded by the coding sequence ATGTTAGTTGAAAAAGTCATTTTAGGGATTGACCCTGGAACAAGTATTATGGGTTTTGGAATTATTTCTGTAAAAGGGAGTAAAATGGAGTTGATAGCTATCCACGAATTAATCCTGAAAAAATACGATAATCATGAAACAAAACTTAAAGTTATTTTTGATAAGACCTTAGCTTTGATTGATGAATATCATCCTGACGAAACTGCTTTGGAAGCTCCTTTCTTCGGAAAGAATGTCCAGAGTATGCTAAAACTGGGAAGAGCTCAAGGCGTTGCAATGGCAGCAAGTCTCCACAGAAACATTCCCATCATCGAATATTCTCCCAAAAAAATCAAAATGGCCATCACAGGAAACGGAAATGCCAGCAAAGAACAAGTTGCAGGAATGCTCCAGAACCTTTTGAAACTGAAAGAATTCCCTACAAAATACCTTGATGCCTCTGATGGATTAGCGGTTGCAGTCTGTCATCATTTTAATTCTGGCAATATTTCCACTGATAAATCTTATTCCGGTTGGGATAGCTTTTTAAAACAAAATCCAGATAGGATTAAATAA